GGCGAACCGGGGCGAGATCGCCCTGCGCATCATGCGCGCCTGCGAGGAGCTCGGCATCGAGACCGTGGCCCTGCACTCGGAGGCGGACGAGGACAGCCTGCACGTCAAGTTCGCCCACGAAACCGTCTGCATCGGCCCGGCCAGCTCCAGCCGCAGCTACCTCAACATCCACAACATCATCAGCGCCGCCGAGGTGACGGGCGCCGACGCCGTCCACCCGGGCTACGGCTTCCTCGCCGAGAACGCCCACTTCGCCGAGGTCTGCCAGACCCACGGGCTCATCTTCGTGGGTCCCGAGCCGGACATGATCCGCCGCATGGGCGACAAGGCCCTCGCCCGCGAGACGATGATCGCCGCCGGCGTCCCCGTGGTGCCCGGCAGCGAGGGCATCGTCGCCGACGAGCTCACGGCGCTTCAGATCGCCCGCGAGATCGGCTTCCCGGTGATGGTCAAGGCCAGCGCCGGCGGTGGCGGCAAGGGCATGCGCGCCGCGGCCGACGAGGAAGAGCTGCGGCGGGCCTTCGGCGCCGCGCAGGGGGAGGCCGAGGCGTCCTTCGGGCGCGGGGACGTCTACCTCGAGAAGCTGGTGCTGCGCCCGCGGCACGTGGAGATCCAGGTGATCGGCGACAAGCACGGGAACATCGTGCACCTGGGCGAGCGCGACTGCTCGATCCAGCGGCGGCATCAGAAGCTCATCGAGGAGTCGCCGTCGCCGGCGGTGGACGACGCCCTGCGCGCCAAGATGGGCGGGGCCGCCGTGCGCGCCGCCGAGGCCGTGAACTACCACTCGGCCGGCACCGTGGAGTTCCTCCTCGACGAGACGGGCCGCTTCTACTTCATGGAGATGAACACGCGCATCCAGGTGGAGCACCCGGTCACGGAGATGGTCACCGGGCTGGACCTGCTCAAGGAGCAGATCCGCGTGGCGGCCGGCGAGGCGCTGAGCTTCCGGCAGGGGGACG
Above is a genomic segment from Candidatus Latescibacterota bacterium containing:
- the accC gene encoding acetyl-CoA carboxylase biotin carboxylase subunit, with translation MIRKLVVANRGEIALRIMRACEELGIETVALHSEADEDSLHVKFAHETVCIGPASSSRSYLNIHNIISAAEVTGADAVHPGYGFLAENAHFAEVCQTHGLIFVGPEPDMIRRMGDKALARETMIAAGVPVVPGSEGIVADELTALQIAREIGFPVMVKASAGGGGKGMRAAADEEELRRAFGAAQGEAEASFGRGDVYLEKLVLRPRHVEIQVIGDKHGNIVHLGERDCSIQRRHQKLIEESPSPAVDDALRAKMGGAAVRAAEAVNYHSAGTVEFLLDETGRFYFMEMNTRIQVEHPVTEMVTGLDLLKEQIRVAAGEALSFRQGDVVMKGHAIECRINAEDPLNNFAPAPGTVVSFHPPGGPGVRVDTHVYSGYKIPPFYDSMIAKIITYGADRDEAIRRMRRALDECVIDGVPSTLGFHAKIMQHPRFLSGKFSTHFLEEEDWRSAGR